A window of Hymenobacter aerilatus contains these coding sequences:
- a CDS encoding peptidylprolyl isomerase yields the protein MIQLKLRGALLWLTLLLLGTGCASTRSAAPASTSTKTSKKDQVVTISTSQGDIRLILFDQTPRHKANFLKLAKKGFYNGTTFHRVIPDFMIQGGDPNSKDNNPNNDGAGQRNEKLIPAEIRPELHHRYGAVAAARTGDAVNPRRASSASQFYIVENQQGVPRLDGAYTVFGQVISGMDVVEKIAAVPKDGRDRPITDVKMKMKVEKLSKQKIAAQYNYQY from the coding sequence ATGATACAATTGAAATTGCGGGGTGCACTGCTGTGGCTCACGCTGTTATTGCTTGGCACTGGTTGTGCCTCTACCCGTTCGGCCGCGCCGGCTTCCACGAGCACCAAGACCAGCAAAAAAGATCAAGTAGTTACTATCAGCACGTCGCAGGGCGATATTCGGCTGATTTTGTTTGATCAGACGCCTCGGCACAAGGCCAACTTTCTGAAGCTGGCGAAAAAGGGCTTCTACAACGGAACCACCTTCCACCGCGTCATCCCTGACTTCATGATTCAGGGCGGCGACCCGAACTCCAAGGACAATAACCCTAACAACGACGGCGCCGGCCAGCGCAATGAGAAGCTGATTCCAGCCGAAATCAGGCCGGAACTGCATCATCGCTACGGGGCTGTGGCTGCCGCACGCACCGGCGACGCCGTAAACCCACGCCGGGCCAGCAGTGCGTCGCAGTTCTACATCGTAGAAAACCAACAGGGCGTGCCTCGTCTCGATGGCGCTTACACCGTGTTCGGGCAGGTTATCAGCGGAATGGACGTAGTGGAGAAAATAGCGGCCGTACCCAAAGATGGCCGCGACCGGCCCATAACGGACGTGAAAATGAAGATGAAGGTAGAGAAGCTGAGCAAGCAGAAAATAGCTGCGCAATACAACTACCAGTACTAA
- a CDS encoding SDR family oxidoreductase, which yields MAKRILITGSNGLLGQKLVALLRTQPEIEVVASSRGANKLATLYPDVRFVPLDVTDAAQVTQVLSDVNPSHLIHTAAMTNVDECELNRAACWQQNVTAVENLVAVCEVLAVHLIHVSTDFVFSGNAGPLAEDALPAPVNYYGESKMAAEQVVQVATCPWSIVRTVLVYGVAHDYGRTNIVLWVRDSLRAHTPIKVVDDQLRTPTLAEDLAQGCWLVAQQNATGIFHISGDELLTPYDMALRVADFFGLDKQLITKVNSDTFTQPARRPPRTGFIISKARRILGYQPHSFEEGMRLLAQQLGEIQQTG from the coding sequence ATGGCCAAACGCATCCTGATTACTGGTTCCAATGGCTTGCTTGGCCAAAAGCTGGTAGCGCTGCTTCGTACTCAGCCCGAAATAGAAGTGGTGGCTTCATCAAGAGGCGCCAATAAGCTTGCTACTCTGTACCCGGATGTACGCTTTGTGCCGCTCGACGTGACCGATGCCGCGCAGGTAACGCAAGTGCTGTCCGACGTGAATCCGTCGCACCTCATCCACACGGCTGCTATGACCAACGTGGACGAGTGCGAACTGAACCGTGCGGCCTGTTGGCAACAAAACGTGACGGCCGTAGAGAATCTGGTGGCCGTATGCGAGGTCCTGGCCGTGCACCTCATCCACGTTAGCACCGATTTTGTGTTCAGCGGAAATGCTGGCCCCTTGGCCGAGGACGCCCTACCCGCGCCGGTCAATTACTACGGCGAAAGTAAAATGGCCGCTGAGCAGGTGGTGCAAGTGGCTACCTGCCCCTGGAGCATTGTGCGCACGGTGCTGGTATATGGTGTTGCCCACGATTATGGCCGTACCAATATTGTGCTATGGGTGCGCGACTCGCTCCGGGCCCACACTCCCATCAAAGTAGTGGACGACCAGCTCCGGACGCCTACCCTGGCAGAGGATCTGGCGCAGGGTTGCTGGCTGGTAGCCCAGCAAAACGCCACCGGTATTTTTCATATCAGTGGCGATGAGCTGCTCACACCCTACGATATGGCGCTGCGGGTAGCTGACTTTTTTGGGTTAGATAAGCAGCTGATTACTAAAGTAAACAGCGATACATTCACACAGCCGGCTCGGCGCCCGCCCCGCACAGGCTTTATCATCAGCAAAGCTCGCAGGATATTAGGCTATCAGCCGCACTCTTTCGAAGAAGGAATGCGGCTGCTGGCACAGCAACTAGGTGAGATACAGCAAACAGGCTAA
- a CDS encoding ABC transporter permease yields the protein MAAPWLPLPYPPDQLNLAATMQPPSTTGHWLGTDPYGRDVLALLLFGSRTALLISLPTAILTTVAGTLVGAAAGFYRNRPLPIDSLITGLMAVISSIPRLILVLALAAVQPPSINTLLVLLLCTYWIGPARLVRAEMLRTREVPFIEAARAAGIPGYRILLRHALPNTWQPALAIFPLSIASIIALETTLSFLGVGLPPEIASWGRLLAAFSLDPSAWWLLVYPAFTLFITSLALRQLSK from the coding sequence GTGGCTGCACCCTGGTTACCCCTACCCTACCCCCCCGATCAGCTGAATTTGGCTGCTACAATGCAACCACCCAGCACCACTGGCCACTGGCTAGGTACCGACCCTTACGGGCGCGACGTGCTGGCCCTGCTGCTGTTTGGGTCCCGCACTGCCCTTCTTATTAGTCTCCCAACCGCTATTCTTACCACAGTTGCCGGGACGCTAGTGGGTGCCGCAGCCGGCTTCTATCGCAACCGCCCCCTGCCTATCGACAGCCTGATTACGGGTCTGATGGCTGTCATTTCTTCTATTCCCCGGCTCATTTTGGTGCTGGCATTGGCTGCTGTGCAGCCGCCTTCTATCAACACGCTGCTTGTGCTGCTGTTGTGTACCTATTGGATTGGCCCGGCCCGATTGGTGCGCGCCGAAATGCTACGTACCCGGGAAGTACCTTTTATAGAGGCGGCACGAGCTGCCGGCATTCCTGGGTACCGAATCCTGCTACGTCATGCATTACCTAACACTTGGCAGCCAGCCCTTGCCATTTTTCCGCTTAGTATTGCTTCTATCATTGCGCTCGAAACTACGCTATCCTTTTTAGGAGTTGGGTTGCCACCCGAAATAGCTAGCTGGGGCCGTTTGCTAGCTGCTTTCAGCCTTGACCCTAGCGCTTGGTGGTTGTTGGTGTACCCTGCTTTTACCCTATTCATCACCTCGCTAGCCTTGCGCCAGCTTAGCAAATGA
- a CDS encoding ABC transporter permease, producing the protein MVRYLLLRLLRLLFALWLTASGVFLLSRSLPADIILQQLSVGEISATSSSVQQQRIAEQRFQHRLGLDIPLFYFSLPTTATHQQWKWHGQRNQYHRWAQQLLHGNLGRSYRDGQPVTTSLAAALTYTLPLTTLAATVAILLAVWLATWLAVHQQMRPHVLRLLYALDALPLFVLGLLLLLLFANPDMLTWFPAYGLGESSDLENASVIERIGSLLYYLTLPLTCLILVNLPHLVVQLDAALQKERLTGYAVTARAKGAPEKQVVQHHTLRNALLPTLTQLNSLLPALVAGAVVVEVIFALPGVGRLLAEAAATHDYPMILGGVLLTALVRLLAQFLTDGLYLVADPRIRMRT; encoded by the coding sequence ATGGTACGCTATCTATTGCTCCGCCTATTGCGGCTACTGTTTGCCCTCTGGCTAACGGCGTCCGGCGTTTTTTTACTGAGTCGCTCTCTGCCTGCCGATATTATTCTGCAACAGCTTTCTGTGGGCGAGATAAGCGCTACTTCTTCCAGTGTGCAGCAGCAACGCATTGCGGAACAGCGCTTCCAGCATCGGTTGGGCTTAGATATACCGTTATTTTATTTTTCGCTGCCGACTACCGCTACCCACCAACAATGGAAGTGGCACGGGCAGCGTAATCAATATCACCGGTGGGCTCAGCAGCTTCTGCACGGCAACCTAGGCCGCTCTTATCGCGACGGGCAGCCTGTCACAACTTCGTTAGCAGCAGCTCTAACCTATACATTGCCGCTTACTACCCTAGCTGCTACAGTGGCTATCTTACTGGCTGTGTGGCTGGCTACGTGGCTGGCAGTACACCAGCAGATGCGGCCACACGTGTTGCGCCTTTTGTATGCATTAGATGCACTGCCGCTATTTGTACTTGGCCTGCTCCTGCTCCTGCTATTTGCCAATCCAGATATGCTGACGTGGTTTCCTGCATACGGCTTAGGAGAATCATCTGATCTAGAAAACGCTTCTGTAATAGAGCGTATCGGCTCGTTGCTTTACTACCTCACGCTTCCGTTAACGTGTCTGATTCTTGTAAATCTACCTCACTTGGTAGTACAGTTGGATGCAGCTTTACAGAAAGAGCGTCTGACTGGCTATGCAGTTACTGCCCGCGCAAAGGGTGCCCCCGAAAAGCAAGTAGTGCAACATCACACACTACGCAACGCACTTTTGCCTACCCTAACGCAGCTTAACAGTCTACTGCCTGCCTTGGTGGCCGGTGCCGTGGTTGTAGAGGTTATTTTTGCCCTGCCGGGGGTAGGACGTTTGCTTGCTGAGGCCGCGGCCACGCACGACTACCCTATGATACTAGGGGGTGTGTTGCTCACAGCCCTGGTGCGACTATTGGCTCAGTTTCTTACGGACGGTTTGTATTTGGTGGCCGACCCCCGAATTAGGATGCGCACATGA
- a CDS encoding ABC transporter substrate-binding protein, with protein sequence MRQFLHGLLLFITLGLGACSSPAPNPDTIRVRWAADLETLDPLLYLNSVNTTQTINLLYFSLLGNRQESVPLLAEALPSVRYTDSLTFITYRIHPAATWDNGRPVLARDVAFTLAVMNCPGLPNEASQAQFDFIEKIKYDSTDQRRFTFVCRGRSPEFYSASGDFPILPEYALDSTGSLAALPLRTLRMPEAAKLPVVTRFVQRYMAAQLDRHPGNLPGCGPYRLHQWQSGRYLSLQRKPTWWGDKVQPSPTQLQAYPKKVVFDIIPDENTAVLALRRRQLDIYPRLPAKDYIRLKESPAAKWLSFYSTGSYEAFTVGFNTRRPILHDRLTRRALSRLFDVPALIASTQQGLAYRSVGIIAPQAKPYYNSSLPFVPHSLPEATSLLQQAGWRQSATGWHRAVAGAAAQHLQLTISYRAGDPAYEAAALQFRSAAAKLNIPVTLRPAERSIFFAQLRNGESDVFLRSLSGNPTAFNFAPLFHSQYTSAGNYSGFGTPASDKLIEKLAAAESQQQKIRLVKEFQQMMQEESPEVVLYFLRYQTAANTKLTGLELSPLKPGYNVSTVRLRKGS encoded by the coding sequence ATGAGGCAATTTCTACACGGACTTCTTCTTTTCATTACTCTCGGGTTAGGAGCCTGTTCTTCTCCGGCTCCTAACCCGGATACTATACGCGTCCGTTGGGCAGCTGATCTGGAGACGTTGGACCCGCTGCTCTACCTTAATTCGGTCAACACAACCCAGACTATCAATTTACTGTACTTCAGTCTATTAGGCAATAGACAAGAAAGTGTTCCGTTATTAGCCGAAGCGCTACCAAGTGTTCGTTACACTGATTCGCTAACGTTTATTACCTACAGAATACATCCGGCGGCTACGTGGGATAATGGTCGTCCGGTGTTGGCACGCGATGTAGCGTTTACCCTGGCCGTGATGAACTGCCCTGGCCTTCCGAACGAAGCGTCACAAGCGCAGTTTGACTTTATCGAAAAAATAAAATACGACTCCACTGATCAACGGCGCTTCACGTTTGTGTGCCGGGGTAGGTCGCCTGAGTTTTATTCTGCCTCAGGTGATTTTCCAATTTTACCAGAATATGCTCTTGACTCAACGGGTAGCTTAGCGGCATTGCCATTGCGCACATTGCGCATGCCTGAAGCAGCCAAACTACCCGTTGTTACGCGCTTTGTGCAACGTTATATGGCCGCTCAACTTGATCGGCACCCTGGTAATCTGCCCGGATGCGGACCTTACCGTTTGCACCAGTGGCAAAGTGGGCGTTACCTCTCTCTTCAGCGCAAGCCTACGTGGTGGGGCGATAAGGTGCAACCTAGCCCAACCCAATTGCAGGCCTACCCAAAGAAAGTAGTCTTCGATATTATACCCGATGAGAATACGGCTGTGTTGGCTCTGCGCCGTCGCCAGCTTGATATCTACCCTCGCCTACCCGCGAAGGATTACATACGGCTGAAAGAGTCGCCAGCGGCCAAGTGGCTGTCGTTCTACTCCACTGGCTCGTACGAAGCATTTACGGTAGGCTTCAACACTCGCCGCCCGATACTACATGATCGGCTGACTCGACGAGCTCTCAGTCGCTTGTTTGATGTGCCAGCTCTCATTGCCAGTACGCAACAGGGTTTGGCCTACCGCAGTGTAGGTATAATAGCTCCTCAAGCCAAACCCTATTATAATAGCTCCCTACCCTTTGTACCCCATAGCTTACCTGAAGCCACTTCGTTACTACAGCAGGCGGGCTGGCGCCAGTCAGCTACGGGCTGGCACCGGGCGGTAGCAGGGGCCGCAGCTCAACACTTGCAGCTTACCATCTCGTATCGGGCCGGCGACCCTGCTTACGAAGCAGCTGCCTTGCAGTTTCGGAGCGCTGCTGCCAAGCTGAATATCCCAGTAACGCTACGCCCTGCCGAGCGCTCCATATTTTTCGCACAACTTCGCAACGGTGAATCGGATGTGTTCTTGCGTTCGTTATCCGGGAACCCCACAGCGTTCAACTTTGCGCCGCTTTTTCACTCACAGTATACCAGTGCGGGCAACTACTCTGGTTTTGGTACTCCGGCGAGCGATAAACTAATTGAGAAGTTGGCAGCCGCCGAAAGCCAACAGCAAAAAATTAGGTTAGTGAAAGAGTTTCAGCAGATGATGCAAGAGGAAAGTCCGGAGGTGGTGCTTTATTTTCTGCGTTACCAGACAGCGGCCAATACAAAACTGACTGGTTTAGAACTCTCTCCCTTAAAGCCTGGCTACAACGTATCAACGGTGCGCCTCCGAAAGGGCAGTTGA